A genomic window from Pseudocitrobacter corydidari includes:
- the tsaB gene encoding tRNA (adenosine(37)-N6)-threonylcarbamoyltransferase complex dimerization subunit type 1 TsaB yields MRILAIDTATEACSAALWNTGDICAHFELCPREHTQRILPVVQDILSQSGVTLAELDALAFGRGPGSFTGVRIGIGIAQGLALGAELPMIGVSTLATMAQGAFRKSGATRVLAAIDARMGEVYWAEYVRDEQGIWHGEESEAVLKPEAVKARLMQLSGEWVTVGTGWPAWPELAADATHLTITDGEVLLPAAEDMLPIAVYLLEQGKTVAVEKAEPKYLRNEVAWKKLPGRE; encoded by the coding sequence ATGCGAATTCTGGCTATCGACACCGCCACGGAAGCCTGCTCGGCTGCCCTGTGGAATACCGGTGACATCTGTGCTCATTTTGAACTCTGTCCTCGTGAACACACCCAACGCATTCTGCCTGTGGTGCAGGATATTCTTAGCCAAAGCGGCGTCACTTTAGCGGAGCTGGACGCGCTGGCTTTTGGCCGTGGGCCGGGCAGTTTTACCGGTGTGCGTATCGGTATCGGTATCGCGCAGGGGCTGGCGCTCGGCGCTGAACTGCCGATGATTGGCGTCTCGACGCTTGCGACCATGGCGCAGGGCGCATTCCGCAAAAGCGGCGCGACGCGCGTTCTGGCCGCCATTGATGCCCGCATGGGCGAAGTCTACTGGGCGGAGTATGTTCGCGACGAGCAGGGCATCTGGCACGGCGAAGAGAGTGAAGCGGTACTGAAACCGGAAGCGGTTAAAGCACGTCTCATGCAGTTATCCGGTGAATGGGTAACCGTGGGCACCGGTTGGCCGGCATGGCCTGAACTGGCCGCCGACGCCACGCACCTCACGATAACCGATGGCGAGGTGTTACTGCCCGCAGCCGAAGATATGCTACCCATCGCGGTTTATCTGCTGGAGCAGGGCAAAACCGTCGCCGTTGAGAAAGCCGAACCTAAATATTTACGCAACGAAGTGGCATGGAAGAAACTTCCGGGCCGTGAATGA
- a CDS encoding Slp family lipoprotein, with product MAGQKAVVRIALAGLIAVALSGCVSVPDAIKGSSPTPQQDLVRVMASPQLYVGQESRFGGKVVNVQNTNGNTRLEIATVPLDSGARPILGEPSRGRIYADVNGFLDPVDFRGQLVTVVGPIAGTVEGKIGNTAYKYLRVQVTGYKRWRVTQQVVMPPQPIDPWFYGPHPWRGGYGYGGWGWYNPGPAQVQTIVTE from the coding sequence ATGGCGGGTCAAAAAGCGGTCGTTCGCATTGCTCTGGCGGGGCTTATTGCTGTCGCACTGAGTGGCTGCGTCAGCGTGCCGGATGCTATTAAGGGCAGCAGCCCAACGCCGCAGCAGGATCTGGTGCGCGTAATGGCATCGCCGCAGTTGTATGTCGGCCAGGAGTCCCGTTTCGGTGGGAAAGTGGTCAATGTGCAGAATACCAACGGTAATACGCGTCTGGAAATTGCTACCGTACCCCTCGACAGCGGTGCGCGCCCGATTCTTGGCGAACCTTCGCGCGGGCGAATTTATGCCGATGTTAATGGCTTCCTTGACCCCGTCGATTTCCGTGGGCAACTGGTGACGGTTGTCGGCCCTATTGCGGGCACGGTGGAAGGCAAGATTGGCAATACCGCCTACAAGTATCTGCGTGTTCAGGTCACCGGCTATAAACGCTGGCGGGTGACCCAGCAGGTGGTGATGCCGCCGCAGCCGATTGATCCCTGGTTCTACGGCCCGCATCCGTGGCGTGGGGGTTACGGTTATGGCGGTTGGGGATGGTATAACCCCGGCCCCGCTCAGGTACAAACTATCGTTACTGAATAA
- the fadD gene encoding long-chain-fatty-acid--CoA ligase FadD has product MKKVWLNRYPSDVPADINPDRYQSLVELFEHATTRYADQPAFVNMGEVMTFRKLEERSRAFAAYLQQGLGLQKGDRVALMMPNLLQYPVALFGILRAGMIAVNVNPLYTPRELEHQLNDSGAAAIVIVSNFAHTLEKVVEKTQVKHVILTRMGDQLSTAKGTLVNFVVKYIKRLVPKYHLPDAISFRRALHNGYRLQYVKPEISADDLAFLQYTGGTTGVAKGAMLTHRNMLANLEQVNATYGPLLHRGTELVITALPLYHIFALTMNCLLFIELGGKNVLITNPRDIPGLVKELAKYPFTAMTGVNTLFNALLNNKEFQQLDFSTLHLSAGGGMPVQNAVAERWVKLTGQYLLEGYGLTECSPLVSVNPHDIDYHSGSIGLPVPSTDVKLVDDDDNEVAHGEPGELCVKGPQVMLGYWQRPDATDEIIKDGWLHTGDIAVMDDEGFLRIVDRKKDMILVSGFNVYPNEIEDVVMQHPGVQEVAAVGVPAGSSGETVKIFVVKKDASLTDEALITFCRRQLTGYKVPKLVEFRDELPKSNVGKILRRELRDEARAKVENKG; this is encoded by the coding sequence TTGAAGAAGGTTTGGCTCAACCGTTATCCGTCCGATGTTCCGGCGGATATCAATCCTGACCGTTATCAATCCCTGGTTGAACTCTTCGAACATGCCACGACGCGCTATGCTGACCAGCCAGCGTTCGTCAACATGGGCGAAGTGATGACGTTTCGTAAACTGGAAGAGCGCAGTCGTGCGTTCGCCGCCTATCTTCAGCAGGGGCTTGGGTTACAAAAGGGCGATCGCGTGGCGTTGATGATGCCGAACCTGCTGCAATATCCGGTCGCGCTGTTTGGTATTCTACGTGCGGGCATGATTGCGGTGAACGTCAACCCGCTCTATACCCCACGCGAGCTGGAGCATCAGCTCAACGACAGCGGTGCGGCAGCAATTGTCATTGTCTCCAACTTTGCCCACACCCTGGAAAAAGTCGTCGAAAAAACCCAGGTGAAGCACGTTATTCTGACGCGCATGGGCGATCAGCTTTCCACCGCGAAAGGGACGCTGGTTAACTTTGTGGTGAAGTACATCAAGCGTCTGGTGCCAAAATATCATCTGCCGGATGCTATCTCTTTCCGTCGCGCGCTGCACAACGGCTATCGGCTTCAGTATGTTAAACCTGAGATCAGCGCCGACGATCTCGCGTTCCTGCAATATACCGGCGGCACTACCGGCGTGGCGAAAGGCGCGATGCTCACGCACCGCAATATGCTCGCCAACCTCGAACAGGTTAACGCCACCTATGGGCCGTTGTTGCATCGCGGTACGGAGCTGGTGATAACCGCACTGCCGCTGTATCACATCTTTGCGCTCACCATGAACTGCCTGCTGTTTATCGAGCTGGGCGGTAAGAACGTGTTAATCACCAACCCGCGCGATATTCCGGGGCTGGTGAAAGAGCTGGCAAAATACCCGTTTACCGCGATGACCGGGGTAAATACCTTATTCAACGCGCTGCTGAACAACAAAGAGTTTCAGCAGCTCGACTTTTCGACACTGCATCTCTCGGCGGGCGGCGGCATGCCGGTACAGAATGCGGTTGCTGAACGCTGGGTAAAACTGACCGGGCAGTATCTGCTGGAAGGTTACGGCCTGACGGAGTGCTCGCCGCTGGTGAGCGTCAACCCGCACGATATCGACTATCACAGCGGCAGTATTGGCCTGCCGGTGCCGTCCACCGATGTTAAGCTGGTGGATGATGACGATAACGAAGTGGCGCACGGCGAGCCGGGTGAACTTTGCGTGAAAGGGCCACAGGTGATGCTGGGCTACTGGCAGCGTCCGGACGCGACGGATGAAATCATCAAAGACGGCTGGCTGCATACTGGCGATATCGCGGTGATGGACGACGAAGGCTTCCTGCGTATTGTCGATCGCAAAAAAGACATGATTCTGGTCTCTGGCTTCAATGTGTATCCAAATGAAATTGAAGATGTAGTGATGCAGCATCCTGGCGTTCAGGAAGTGGCGGCCGTCGGCGTACCGGCGGGAAGTAGCGGCGAAACGGTGAAGATTTTTGTCGTTAAGAAAGACGCCTCGTTAACTGATGAAGCGCTCATCACCTTCTGCCGCCGCCAGCTAACGGGCTATAAGGTGCCGAAACTTGTCGAATTCCGTGATGAATTACCGAAGTCTAACGTTGGTAAGATTTTGAGACGAGAATTACGTGACGAAGCACGTGCTAAAGTAGAGAATAAAGGCTGA
- the rnd gene encoding ribonuclease D, whose protein sequence is MNYQMITTNEALSTLCEAVAQVTSIALDTEFVRTRTYYPQLGLIQLFDGQQTSLIDPLGITDWSPLQAILQDTRITKFLHAGSEDLEVFLNVFGSMPKPLIDTQILAAFCGRPMSWGFAAMVEEYTGVKLDKSESRTDWLARPLTERQCIYAAADVWYLLPIAHKLMAETEQAGRLDAALDECRLMQQRRQEVVDPAEAWRDITNAWQLRTRQLACLQLLADWRLRKARERDLAVNFVVREEHLWSVARYMPGSMGELDSLGLSGSEIRFHGKTLLSLVAKAQALPDDALPEPLLNLMDMPGYRKAFKEIKALVQEVGQESGVSAELLASRRQINQLLNWHWQLKTFASAPEMISGWRGELLGGRLDALLAEYPR, encoded by the coding sequence TTGAACTATCAGATGATCACCACCAACGAAGCGCTGAGCACCTTGTGCGAAGCCGTTGCGCAGGTTACTTCCATCGCGCTGGACACCGAGTTTGTCCGCACCCGTACCTATTATCCGCAGCTGGGACTCATTCAGCTGTTTGATGGTCAGCAAACGTCGCTTATCGATCCGCTCGGCATTACCGACTGGTCTCCGTTGCAGGCGATTTTGCAGGACACCCGCATCACTAAGTTCCTGCACGCGGGTAGCGAAGACCTGGAAGTGTTTCTGAATGTATTCGGTTCAATGCCAAAACCGCTGATTGATACCCAAATTCTGGCCGCGTTTTGCGGCCGCCCGATGTCCTGGGGTTTTGCGGCGATGGTGGAAGAGTATACCGGCGTCAAACTGGACAAAAGCGAGTCGCGTACCGACTGGCTGGCGCGCCCGTTGACCGAGCGTCAATGCATCTATGCGGCGGCAGACGTCTGGTATCTGCTGCCTATCGCGCACAAGCTGATGGCGGAAACCGAGCAGGCAGGGCGCTTAGACGCCGCACTGGATGAGTGCCGTCTCATGCAGCAGCGTCGTCAGGAAGTGGTTGACCCGGCGGAAGCCTGGCGCGACATCACCAACGCCTGGCAACTGCGTACGCGTCAGCTGGCGTGCCTGCAACTGCTGGCCGACTGGCGTCTGCGTAAAGCCCGTGAGCGCGATCTGGCGGTGAATTTTGTGGTGCGTGAAGAACATCTGTGGAGCGTGGCGCGCTATATGCCGGGCAGCATGGGCGAGCTCGACAGTCTGGGCCTTTCCGGTAGTGAGATCCGCTTCCATGGTAAAACGCTGCTGAGCCTGGTGGCGAAAGCGCAGGCGCTACCGGATGACGCACTGCCAGAGCCGTTGCTGAATCTGATGGACATGCCGGGCTATCGCAAAGCGTTTAAAGAGATTAAAGCGCTGGTGCAGGAAGTGGGGCAGGAATCTGGTGTAAGTGCCGAACTGCTGGCGTCGCGTCGCCAGATTAACCAGTTGCTGAACTGGCACTGGCAGCTGAAAACCTTCGCCAGCGCACCAGAGATGATCTCCGGCTGGCGCGGCGAGCTGCTGGGTGGCCGTCTTGACGCGCTGCTCGCCGAGTATCCGCGCTAA
- the minE gene encoding cell division topological specificity factor MinE has protein sequence MALLDFFLSRKKSTANIAKERLQIIVAERRRSDAEPHYLPQLRKDILEVICKYIQIDPEMVTVQLEQKDGDISILELNVTLPEAEESKS, from the coding sequence ATGGCATTACTCGACTTTTTTCTCTCACGAAAAAAGAGCACCGCGAATATCGCGAAAGAACGCTTACAGATTATTGTGGCAGAACGCCGCCGCAGCGATGCTGAACCGCATTACCTGCCGCAGCTGCGCAAGGACATTCTGGAAGTCATCTGCAAATACATTCAGATTGACCCGGAAATGGTGACAGTACAGCTGGAACAGAAAGACGGGGATATCTCGATTCTGGAACTTAACGTGACCTTACCGGAAGCGGAAGAATCTAAGTCCTGA
- the minD gene encoding septum site-determining protein MinD, producing the protein MARIIVVTSGKGGVGKTTSSAAIATGLAQKGKKTVVIDFDIGLRNLDLIMGCERRVVYDFVNVIQGDATLNQALIKDKRTENLFILPASQTRDKDALTREGVAKVLEELKKMEFDFVVCDSPAGIETGALMALYFADEAIITTNPEVSSVRDSDRILGILASKSRRAENGEEPIKEHLLLTRYNPGRVNKGDMLSMEDVLEILRIKLVGVIPEDQSVLRASNQGEPVILDAVSDAGKAYADTVDRLLGEERPFRFIEEEKKGFLKRLFGG; encoded by the coding sequence ATGGCACGCATTATTGTTGTGACTTCGGGTAAAGGGGGCGTGGGCAAAACCACCTCCAGCGCGGCCATCGCGACTGGTTTGGCGCAGAAGGGAAAGAAAACTGTCGTTATCGATTTCGATATCGGACTGCGAAACCTCGACCTGATTATGGGCTGTGAACGCCGCGTTGTGTATGATTTCGTTAACGTTATTCAGGGCGATGCCACGCTGAACCAGGCGCTGATCAAAGATAAGCGCACGGAAAATCTGTTTATTCTTCCGGCCTCACAGACCCGTGATAAAGACGCATTGACCCGCGAAGGCGTCGCAAAAGTACTCGAAGAACTGAAGAAGATGGAGTTCGACTTTGTGGTCTGCGACTCCCCGGCGGGCATCGAAACCGGCGCGCTGATGGCGCTCTATTTCGCCGATGAAGCGATCATCACCACCAACCCGGAAGTCTCTTCCGTGCGCGACTCCGACCGCATTCTGGGCATTCTGGCCTCGAAATCGCGTCGTGCGGAAAACGGTGAAGAACCGATTAAAGAACACCTTCTGCTGACCCGCTACAATCCGGGTCGCGTAAACAAAGGCGATATGCTGAGCATGGAAGATGTGCTGGAAATTCTGCGCATTAAACTGGTCGGCGTCATCCCGGAAGATCAATCTGTACTGCGCGCCTCCAACCAGGGTGAACCGGTTATTCTGGATGCGGTGTCCGATGCAGGTAAAGCCTACGCTGACACTGTGGATCGTCTGTTGGGAGAAGAACGTCCTTTCCGCTTCATTGAAGAAGAGAAGAAAGGTTTCCTCAAACGCCTGTTCGGAGGATAA
- the minC gene encoding septum site-determining protein MinC, which yields MSNTPIELKGSSFTLSVVHLHEANPEIIRQALEDKVAQAPAFFRHAPVVVNVSSLEETTQWQPLQQAINAAGLRIVGVSGAKNPRMKAEIDKAGLPLLTEGKEKIARPAPAEPQPQPEPAPTVSTITKTRLIDMPVRSGQRIYAPNCDLIVTNHVSAGAELIADGNIHVYGMMRGRVLAGAAGDREAQIFCTHLAAELMSIAGEYWLSDQIPAEFYGKAARLRLDDSALTIQPFN from the coding sequence ATGTCAAACACGCCAATCGAACTTAAAGGCAGTAGCTTCACTTTATCAGTGGTGCATTTGCATGAGGCAAATCCCGAGATTATTCGTCAGGCGTTAGAAGACAAGGTGGCTCAGGCTCCGGCTTTTTTTCGTCACGCGCCGGTGGTGGTAAACGTCAGTAGCCTGGAAGAGACGACCCAATGGCAGCCGTTGCAGCAGGCGATTAATGCTGCGGGTTTGCGTATTGTGGGCGTGAGCGGCGCGAAGAACCCGCGCATGAAAGCGGAAATCGACAAAGCGGGCCTGCCTTTACTCACTGAGGGTAAAGAAAAAATCGCCCGCCCTGCTCCCGCCGAACCTCAACCTCAGCCAGAACCTGCCCCAACTGTTAGCACGATCACAAAAACGCGATTGATTGATATGCCGGTTCGTTCCGGTCAGCGCATTTATGCGCCAAACTGTGATCTGATTGTTACAAACCACGTGAGCGCAGGCGCAGAGCTTATCGCTGATGGTAACATTCATGTGTATGGCATGATGCGGGGACGCGTGCTGGCTGGCGCTGCCGGTGACCGGGAGGCACAAATTTTTTGTACACATCTGGCAGCGGAATTGATGTCCATTGCCGGGGAATACTGGCTGAGCGATCAAATCCCAGCCGAGTTTTATGGCAAAGCGGCGCGTCTGCGTTTAGACGACAGCGCTTTGACAATTCAACCGTTTAATTAA
- a CDS encoding YcgL domain-containing protein produces the protein MFCVIYRSAKRDQTYLYVEKRDDFSRVPEELMKGFGQPQLAMLLPLDGRKQLVNADLEKVKQALKEQGYYLQIPPPPENLLKQHLAESGKPQD, from the coding sequence ATGTTTTGTGTGATCTACCGGAGCGCTAAACGCGACCAAACCTATCTTTATGTCGAAAAAAGAGACGATTTCTCCCGCGTGCCTGAGGAGCTGATGAAAGGCTTCGGGCAACCGCAGTTGGCGATGCTGCTGCCGCTGGACGGGCGTAAACAGCTGGTGAACGCGGATCTTGAAAAGGTAAAACAGGCCCTCAAAGAGCAGGGATATTATTTACAGATCCCGCCGCCGCCTGAGAATTTACTGAAACAGCATCTGGCCGAATCAGGTAAACCGCAAGATTAA
- a CDS encoding fumarylacetoacetate hydrolase family protein, with product MYQHHNWQGALLDYPVSKVVCVGSNYAKHIQEMGSAIPEEPVLFIKPETALCDIRQPLVLPQGLGSVHHEVELAVLIGATLRQATEEHVQKAIAGYGVALDLTLRDVQGKMKKAGQPWEKAKGFDNSCPISGFIPAAEFESDPQNTPLALTVNGEVRQQGTTADMIHKIIPLIAYMSRFFTLKPGDVVLTGTPEGVGPLLSGDELTVQFNGLSLSTRVL from the coding sequence ATGTATCAGCATCATAACTGGCAAGGGGCATTGCTGGATTATCCGGTCAGTAAAGTCGTCTGTGTCGGCAGTAATTACGCAAAGCACATTCAGGAAATGGGCAGCGCTATTCCGGAAGAACCGGTGTTGTTTATCAAACCGGAAACCGCGCTTTGCGATATTCGCCAACCGCTGGTGCTTCCGCAAGGGCTGGGTTCTGTGCATCATGAAGTTGAACTGGCGGTGCTGATTGGCGCAACATTGCGCCAGGCAACCGAAGAGCACGTTCAGAAAGCGATTGCGGGTTATGGCGTAGCGCTGGATCTCACGCTGCGCGATGTGCAGGGTAAAATGAAGAAAGCGGGGCAACCGTGGGAAAAAGCCAAAGGCTTTGATAATTCCTGCCCGATTTCTGGTTTTATTCCGGCTGCCGAATTCGAGAGCGATCCGCAGAATACGCCGCTGGCGTTAACGGTTAACGGCGAGGTGCGCCAGCAGGGAACGACGGCAGACATGATCCATAAAATCATCCCGCTGATTGCCTATATGAGCCGTTTCTTCACTCTGAAGCCTGGCGATGTCGTGTTAACCGGCACCCCCGAAGGCGTGGGGCCACTGCTGAGCGGCGATGAACTGACCGTACAGTTCAACGGCCTTTCCCTCTCTACCCGCGTACTGTAA
- a CDS encoding YcgN family cysteine cluster protein — protein MSELPFWQSKTLDEMTDAEWESLCDGCGQCCLHKLMDEDTDEIYFTNVACRQLNIKTCQCRNYERRFEYEPDCIKLTRENLPTFEWLPHTCAYRLLAEGKGLPEWHPLLTGSKAAMHGERISVRHIAVKESEVRDWQDHIMNKPEWAD, from the coding sequence ATGAGCGAATTACCTTTCTGGCAAAGCAAAACTCTCGACGAAATGACTGACGCCGAGTGGGAATCGCTGTGCGATGGCTGCGGGCAATGCTGCCTGCATAAACTGATGGATGAAGACACGGATGAAATCTATTTCACCAACGTTGCCTGCCGTCAGCTGAACATCAAAACCTGTCAGTGCCGTAACTACGAACGTCGTTTCGAATATGAGCCGGACTGCATCAAACTCACCCGCGAGAATTTGCCAACCTTCGAGTGGTTACCGCACACCTGTGCCTATCGCCTGCTGGCGGAGGGGAAAGGTCTGCCGGAGTGGCATCCGCTGTTGACCGGCTCAAAAGCCGCGATGCATGGCGAGCGTATTTCTGTGCGCCATATTGCTGTGAAAGAGTCGGAAGTGCGCGACTGGCAGGACCATATTATGAATAAGCCTGAGTGGGCAGACTAA
- the cspF gene encoding cold shock-like protein CspF, with protein sequence MSRKMTGIVKAFDSLSGKGLITPSDGRKDVQVHISALSTHQSESLIPGMRVEFCRVNGLRGPMAANVYCS encoded by the coding sequence TTGTCTCGTAAAATGACAGGCATTGTCAAAGCTTTTGACTCCCTCAGCGGTAAAGGTCTCATCACCCCTTCAGATGGTCGTAAAGACGTTCAGGTTCACATCTCAGCCCTCAGTACCCATCAATCCGAATCTCTGATCCCCGGCATGCGCGTGGAGTTTTGCCGCGTAAATGGTTTACGCGGGCCAATGGCGGCAAACGTTTATTGTTCGTGA
- the dsbB gene encoding disulfide bond formation protein DsbB, with protein MLRYLNQCSRGRGAWLLMALTAFALELVALYFQHIMLLQPCVMCIYERCALFGIMGAGIVGAIAPKTPLRYVAMVIWIYSAIRGLQLAWEHTMIQLHPSPFMTCDFAARFPTWLPLDKWLPQVFVASGDCAVRQWSFLSLEMPQWLVGIFAAYLVVAVLVIIAQPFKPKKRDLFGR; from the coding sequence ATGTTGCGATATTTGAACCAGTGCTCACGAGGCCGTGGCGCGTGGTTGTTGATGGCGTTGACTGCCTTTGCACTTGAACTCGTTGCGCTGTATTTCCAGCATATTATGCTGCTGCAGCCGTGCGTCATGTGTATCTATGAGCGTTGCGCCCTGTTCGGCATCATGGGTGCAGGTATTGTAGGCGCCATCGCCCCAAAAACGCCGCTGCGTTACGTCGCCATGGTGATTTGGATCTACAGCGCCATTCGTGGTTTGCAGCTTGCCTGGGAGCACACGATGATTCAGCTGCATCCGTCGCCGTTTATGACCTGCGACTTTGCCGCGCGCTTCCCGACCTGGCTGCCGCTCGATAAATGGCTGCCGCAGGTGTTTGTCGCATCCGGCGACTGCGCGGTGCGTCAGTGGTCTTTCCTGTCGCTGGAAATGCCGCAGTGGCTGGTCGGTATCTTCGCCGCTTATCTGGTGGTGGCGGTGCTGGTGATTATCGCTCAGCCGTTTAAGCCGAAAAAACGCGATTTGTTTGGTCGATAA